A segment of the Sphingopyxis sp. OAS728 genome:
CTCGCGAAGGCGATGTTCGACACCGCGAACGCCAGCGAGCAGCAGATCGGCCAGGCGCTCGACCGTTTCGTGACGCGCAGCCGCGACGTCAGCGCGCTCGCGATCGGCGCCGACACGCGCATCCGCACCGTGATCAACGAAGCCGTCGGCAACGTCCGCGCCGACAATATCCTCGCCGCCGTGGCGCCGCAGCGGAGCGCCGCGTCGCTCGAAATGCTACGCTGGATGGACGTCGACGCGATCAGCGGGCTGCTCGCGAGCGAACATCCGCAGGTCGGCGCATTGATCCTTTCGGTGCTCGTCCCCGACGTCGCCGCGCGCGCGATCGAAACGCTCGACGAAGTGTTGCAGGCCGATCTGGTGCTGCGTGCTGCGATGCTGACCTCGGTCCCCGCCGCGGCGATCGAGGATCTCGAAGCGGTGCTCGCGAGCGCCAACGTCGACGGCCAGCGCGTCGCCAAGCAGGCGATCGGCGGCCCGAGCGACGTCGCCAAGATCATGAAGAAAATGCCGAAGCAGCTTTCGGAGCGCACGCTCCGCTCGCTGAAGAAGCATGACCGCATCCTCGCCCAGACGATCGAGGAAGAAATGTTCATCTTCGAAAATCTGCGCGACCTCGACAAGAAGAGCCTCAGCAGCGTGCTGCGCTCGGTCGACGCCGCCCAGCTCGCGATCGCGCTCAAGGGCGCCGACGAAGAGATGGTCGACATGTGCCTTGCCACCATGTCGCAGCGCGCCGCCGAAACGATCCGCGACGAAATGGCCGAAATGACGATGGTCAAGCGCGCCGATGTCGACGATGCGCAAAAGAGCGTGATGCAGATCGTCCGCCAGATGGCGGCGGCCGGCGAAATCATGATCGCGGGCGGCGGCGACGACTATGTCTGATCGCGCGTCCGAAAACGGCTTCGCGCCCGTCTCGCTCGCCGATGCAATGGCGCGCAGCAGCGGCTTTCGCCCGATGGTCTTCGCACCCGCGGCAACCATGGCGCAGGTAGCGGAGCATGAAAGCCTCGACGAGCTCGACCTCGACGATCCCTTCGCGCTCGGTCTCGCCGAAGGCCAGCGCCTTGCCGAAGCCGCCTTCGTCACCGAGCGTCACCAGCTCCTCACCCTGCTCGCCGGCGCCGAAGCGCTGCAGGACGAGCCGAGCGAAGAACTCGCACAGCTGATCGCCGAAACCGTCGAGCGGCTCGTCCGCCAGATCGTCGCGACCGCGCCGATCGACACCGAATGGCTGCAGGCGCAGGCCGAGACCGCCGCCGCGATGGTCGCCGATGCCGACAAGGCGCGCACCCTGTGGGTTCATCCCGACGACGCTGCGCTGCTCGCCGACGCGCCGCTGGCGATGGCGGTCGAGAGCGACGCCGCGATGATGCGCGGCACCGTCCGCCTCGAAACCTCGACCGGCTGGATCGAACATGGTCGCGCCGTCTATCTCGACGAGCTGCGCACCGCGCTCGGCACCGGAGAGGCCGCATGACGCGCCGCCTCGCCATGAGCGCGCAGCAGCTGCTCGACCCTGTCGACCTGACGGGCGCCAGCCCGCGCCGCATCGGCACGCTCGTCGCGCACGAGGGCATCATGCTCGAAGTGTCGGGTTTCCCGCAGCCACTGGGCAGCAACGTCCGCATCAAGTCGGCCGACAATGATTATGTCTATGGCGAAGTCGTCGGCTTCCGCGGCCACCGCAGCCTCGTCCTGCCCTTCGACATGAACAAGCCGCTGGTCACCGGCGCGCCGGTCGAACCGCATGGCGCCAGCTCGATGGTTCCCGTCGGCAAGGCGCTGCTCGGCCGCATCATGGACGCACAGGGCAATCCGCTCGACGGCCGTCCGGCGATCAAGTCGCAATTCCAGTGGCCGCTCGCCGGCCGCAAGGTCAATCCGCTGCGCCGCGGCCGCGTCACCAAGCCGCTCAACATGGGCGTGCGCGCGATCAACGGGCTGCTCACCGTCGGCGAAGGCCAGCGCGTCGCGATCATCGCGGGCTCGGGCGTCGGCAAATCGGTGCTGATGGGCCAGATGATCGCGGGCACCGAATGCGATGTCATCGTCGTCGGGCTGATCGGCGAACGTAGCCGCGAGGTCAGCGATTTCGTCGAAACCAAATTGCCCCCCGAAGTCCGCAAGAAATCGGTGGTCGTCGCGGTTCCCGCCGACCACCCGCCCTTGCTCCGCCTGCGCGCCGCGATGCGCGCGACCGCGATCGCCGAAGCGTTCCGCGCCGAGGGCAAGAAGGTCTTGCTGCTGATCGACAGCCTGACCCGCGTCGCGCATGCGCAGCGCGAGATCGGACTGACGCTGGGCGAACCGCCGACGATGAAGGGTTATCCGCCGTCGGTCTTCGCGCTGATCCCCTCGCTGTGCGAACGCGCCGGCATCGACCGCGTCACCGGCGGCTCGGTTACCGCACTCTACACCGTGCTCGCCGATGGCGGCGACATCGACGACCCCGTCGTCGACAGCGCGCGCGCGATCGTCGACGGCCATATCATCCTGTCGCGCCAGCTCGCCGAACAGGGCGTCTATCCCGCGATCGACGTCGCGCGTTCGCTGTCGCGCACGATGGTCGATTCGGTCGATCCCGAGCATGCCGCTGCCGCCGCGCGCTTCCGCCAGCTGTGGTCGGTCTATGAAGAGAATCGCGATCTGATGCTGATGGGCGCCTATGTCGCCGGCGCCGATCCGGTGCTCGACACCGCCATTGCGCGCCACGCCGACCAGATCGCCTTCGTGTCGCAGCCTGCCAAGGCGCAGGTCGATTTTTCGAATTCCCGCCAAGCCCTGATTGAAGGATATTCCGCATGAACGCCCGTACCGCACGCCGCAAACGTATC
Coding sequences within it:
- the fliG gene encoding flagellar motor switch protein FliG; the encoded protein is MPEVAELDKAPVMPAIEGSAAAAILLMLLDESEAATILKQLGPEEVRQLAKAMFDTANASEQQIGQALDRFVTRSRDVSALAIGADTRIRTVINEAVGNVRADNILAAVAPQRSAASLEMLRWMDVDAISGLLASEHPQVGALILSVLVPDVAARAIETLDEVLQADLVLRAAMLTSVPAAAIEDLEAVLASANVDGQRVAKQAIGGPSDVAKIMKKMPKQLSERTLRSLKKHDRILAQTIEEEMFIFENLRDLDKKSLSSVLRSVDAAQLAIALKGADEEMVDMCLATMSQRAAETIRDEMAEMTMVKRADVDDAQKSVMQIVRQMAAAGEIMIAGGGDDYV
- a CDS encoding FliH/SctL family protein; translated protein: MSDRASENGFAPVSLADAMARSSGFRPMVFAPAATMAQVAEHESLDELDLDDPFALGLAEGQRLAEAAFVTERHQLLTLLAGAEALQDEPSEELAQLIAETVERLVRQIVATAPIDTEWLQAQAETAAAMVADADKARTLWVHPDDAALLADAPLAMAVESDAAMMRGTVRLETSTGWIEHGRAVYLDELRTALGTGEAA
- a CDS encoding FliI/YscN family ATPase, translated to MTRRLAMSAQQLLDPVDLTGASPRRIGTLVAHEGIMLEVSGFPQPLGSNVRIKSADNDYVYGEVVGFRGHRSLVLPFDMNKPLVTGAPVEPHGASSMVPVGKALLGRIMDAQGNPLDGRPAIKSQFQWPLAGRKVNPLRRGRVTKPLNMGVRAINGLLTVGEGQRVAIIAGSGVGKSVLMGQMIAGTECDVIVVGLIGERSREVSDFVETKLPPEVRKKSVVVAVPADHPPLLRLRAAMRATAIAEAFRAEGKKVLLLIDSLTRVAHAQREIGLTLGEPPTMKGYPPSVFALIPSLCERAGIDRVTGGSVTALYTVLADGGDIDDPVVDSARAIVDGHIILSRQLAEQGVYPAIDVARSLSRTMVDSVDPEHAAAAARFRQLWSVYEENRDLMLMGAYVAGADPVLDTAIARHADQIAFVSQPAKAQVDFSNSRQALIEGYSA